A region from the Dendropsophus ebraccatus isolate aDenEbr1 chromosome 1, aDenEbr1.pat, whole genome shotgun sequence genome encodes:
- the UCN3 gene encoding urocortin-3, translating into MPHTRLLLLLLTLCMARSSLHYNFYKTESIFSCLKEALEEAKRRSLEDNSVLSKRGYDFGPSDNLLSQEEEEEDEKEKRTFPAARYRYLSQAQVKGKVYQNKAKSDRRTKFTLSLDVPTNLMNILFDIAKAKNMRAKAAANAQLMAQIGRRK; encoded by the coding sequence ATGCCACACACCAGGCTACTCCTGCTTCTGCTCACACTGTGCATGGCCCGGTCAAGTCTTCACTATAACTTCTACAAAACAGAGTCAATTTTCAGCTGCCTCAAAGAAGCCCTCGAGGAGGCCAAAAGGAGAAGTCTAGAAGACAATTCGGTTCTTAGCAAGAGAGGCTATGACTTTGGACCAAGTGATAATCTATTATcccaagaggaagaagaagaggatgagAAAGAGAAAAGGACATTTCCAGCTGCACGGTACAGATATCTGTCACAGGCCCAGGTGAAGGGCAAGGTATACCAAAACAAGGCAAAAAGTGACCGTCGGACCAAATTCACTCTTTCATTGGACGTACCCACTAATTTAATGAACATTCTATTTGACATTGCCAAGGCTAAAAACATGAGGGCGAAGGCTGCAGCAAATGCCCAACTGATGGCCCAGATTGGTAGGCGAAAGTAA